tgttcttaaatttagatctttaatccattttgagtttatttttgtgtatggtgttagaaagtgttctagtttcattcttttacagatggttgaccagttttcccagcaccacttgttaaagaggttgtcttttttccattgtatatccttgcctcctttgttgaagataaggtgaccataggttcgtggacttatctctgggctttctattctgttccattgatctatatttctgtctttgtgccagtaccatactgtcttgatgactgtggctttgtagtatagcctgaagtcaggcagattgattcttccagttccattcttctttctcaaggttactttggctattcaaggttttttgtatttccatacaaattgtgaaattatttgttctagttctgtgaaaaataccgttggtagtgtggagatttcttaaaaagctggaaatagaactgacatatgacccagcaatcccacttctgggcatacacaccaaggaaaccggatctgaaagagacacatgcaccccaatgttcatcgcagcactgtttgtaatagccaggacatggaagcaacctagatgcccatcagcagatgaatggatgaggaagctgtggtacatatacaccatggaatattactcagccattaaaaataattcatttgaatcagttctaagtgagatggatgaaactggagcccattatacagagtgaagtaagccagaaacataaagaccattacagtatactaacacatatatatggaatttagaaagatggtaacgataaccctatatgcaaaacagaaaaagagacacagatgtatagaacagacttgtggactctgggagaaggcgagggtgggatgtttcaagagaacagcatcaaaacatgtatattatctagggtgaaacagatcaccagcccaggttggatgcatgagacaagtgcttgggcctggtgcactgggaagacccagagggattgggtggagagggaggtgggaggggggaccaggatggggaatacatgtaaatccatggctaattcatttcaatgtataacaaaaaccactgcaatgatgtaaagtaattagcctccaactaataaaaatgaatgaaaaaaaaggaaaaaaatatcatttttaccaGGGATAAGAAACCTGCTACGGAGAGACACCTCTATTCCACTCCTGTCTGCTTCAGAAGTTGGTctcatgtttctgtttttccatgAACAGttctgggacttcactggtggctcagcagtaaagaatctgcctgcaatgcagaagatgtggagaCACATGTCcaatctctgtgtcaggaaaatcccctgaaggaggaaatggaaacccgcttcagtattcttgcctggggaatcccatgggcaaaggggcttggagggctacagtccatgggatctgaaaaggattggacacaactgagcaattaaacaacagtaacaaaaacagTCTTGAGGACCCCTCACTGCCACTCTCAGCGTCTGAGTGGCTTTCCAGAGAATCTCCCTGTGGTCTTTCCCAGGTTCCCTGGAGGGAGTTAACGTGACAGCGGAGGAAGTGGGAAGGTGGGAGAAATCAAGCATTCTTCCCACTTTGTTCACACTCATTTTCCTCTTACACTAATAGCTATTATAAGATATTTGGTTTTGCAGATTAAATTGCTATCATTTCTCTTTGATATTGTTCCTCCAAAGCTTTAAATACTTTCATAAAACAGTGTTTGCAACATGACATTTCTTAAAACACCCTCTAAGAGAGAACTAAATACAGaagcttaaaaataaatcagtaccACTGCTTTCCAACTCCCCCCAAATCAGAGTGCCATCCTACCAACCAACCTATGGGACAGACATTGCTTCTTTTGTTTCTGAAGAGGGTAGGAGGCAAAGTGATACAGACTCTATGTTTTCATTTGTGTCTGTCTCTGGGGCCCATACTCCTTAAGCTTCTGAAGCCAATCATTGATTTCTGTAGGCCTTCAGCAGAATATCAAGAAAGCAACATCATCTTGGGACTCAAATAATTAATGAGTTTTATGAGATAAAAGAGGGGTAAAACTATCCTAAGTGGGTACATGCTATTATCAATATAATCAAACATGATTCACTCCAAAGCTCATGATGAACTGCAGACCACAATAGGCTGCATTCAAACATTGCTCTGTTCACCAGGACCTACATCGTCATTATGAAATATAATAGGACTTCTAAACTTTGCCTGTTATATACAAAATCTTCATCCTTGAGGGCTTAGTGTCTGAAGTCACACCAGAGTTTTGCCAAATATCAGAGAAGGTTAAGAATGTTGAGCCTCCTTTCCTGAGAAGAATAATAGCTGATCACACGTACTTTGCATGTTTTGAATACAACTATTAAcacatttgatttttattagAATAAGTTAGGTAAGTACAATTATGTACCTTTACTAATAAGGTGACTGGGGCAAAGACAGCTGCCACTTGCACAAAATCGTAAGTGGAGTCCCTGATAGgatgagcccacatgctgcattTGGGCTTCCACCATCCACGTGATTCCGTGTGGGAGAGCAGACCTACCACACAGCTCTGAGTGGCGTCCCTCCTGCTCAGTGCCAAGGCCATTTAATGGGTTTGCCTGACGCATCTCTCCCAGGTCAGCTCCTTCTCTCACTATATGACTGATGTCCCTAAACCAACAGTGTTCAAAGgaaaggctgtggtctgtgtctTTGGATatacaaaatgtttcaaaaattccTTGAGTATAATTAGTTACGATAATTGGTTTCCAAATTCTTGACAATTTATATGGCCTTCCCTAAATTGATCCACCTGATAAGTTCCTGAGTTTGAGGAGTGTTTCTGTATCTTCTTTCTATCTGGCACTGTCACTAttccttttctgtcattttttcaaaagcaaagatTCCTCTTTTCCATTCACATAATACCCTGTGAACTATCTCaattagaaaagcaaaatcaGTTTTCCAAAACCTAAACACAAGAACACTGTGGGATATTACTTTCCAAGAAGCCTAAATTGTGCTTCAAACCTATGGTTTGATGTCTTATTTCTCTttgatacataaataaataaataaataaattaaaaaaatatatcggAAAATTATGACATTAGATGTGTTTTACCCCCAATACAGTGATGTTATGAAATTgaatattaatagatttttattagtttgaaatTCTTAATACACCATAAACTTGTTTTCACAAAGTGTATCATACGaagaaggctgtatattgtcaaggctatatattgtcaccctgcttatttaacttatatgcagagtgcattatgagaaacgctgggctggaagaagcacaagctggaatcaagattgctgggaaaaatatcaataacctcagatatgcagatgtcaccacccttatggcagaaagtgaagaagaactaaagagcctcttgatgaaagtgaaagaggagagtgaaaaagttggcttaaagctcaacattcagaaaactaagatcatggcatctggtcccatcacttcatgacaaatagttggggaaacagtggaaacagtggctgactttattttctgtgctccaaaatcactgcagatggtgattgcagtcatgaaattaaaagacgcttactccttggaaggaaagttatgaccaacctaggcagcatattaaaaagaagagacattactttgtcaacaaaggtccatctagtcaaagctatggtttttccagtggtcatgtatggatgtgagagttggactgtaaagaaagctgagtgctgaagaattgacacttttgaactgtggtgttggagaagactcttgagagtcccttggactgcaaggagattaaaccagtccatcctaaaggagatcagtcctgggtgttcattgtaggactgatggctgaagctgaaactgcaataatttggccacctgaagcgaagagttgactcattggaaaagaccctgatgctgggaaagatttaaggcaggaggagaaggggatgacagaggatgagatggttggatggcatcaccgactcgatggacacgggtttggttagactccgggagctggtgatgctGGGGAgttagggaggcctggcatgctgcggttcatgtgatcgcaaagagttggacacgactgagtgactgacctgaactgaactgaactgaagaagggaGTCTCAtgacaaaaacacaaaaccattATCTATAAAGAGCATCATTGTCAGTGGCCTTTTATATGTCTGGGAAACACATTCACAAGAAAGCTGCTTTGCATGGCAGGTGTTTTACATAAattacttaaatataaaaatttattgaaatgtatTTCATAGTCATTAGTCATAAATTGAGTAACATAAATATGCCGTTTTGTTTGATGAACTGTATTTAAACCACATAAAACAACATTTTAGAAGAATATCAGAAATGTGGAATGACATCAACAATATGTTAGATTTTCTAACTttcaaatttcattgttttaatcaattttttattCTATGTGGAAGAATAGCAGTCATGTTTAATTGTTATATAATAAGCAGTACTTAATACTAAGTACATAATGAGGATACAtaattactcattcatttattcactcatgtttaaacatttattataggCTTGCCCAGAGATAAGTAGTATTTTAGGTactgcaagaagaaaaaaataatgttcctttgtcaaaaatttatatttaaggtgAACAGTTTAATAGATTATTGTCTTAGTCATCTATGAAAACTTCATGTAAATATATGCTACACGTCTTGGAAGGCTCTTTTCCCATTGTTAATGGGAATTGAAGACTTATTTGGACATTGGTTCAGGAAATGAAGCTTTTGTGTCTATTAATTTTCAGAAGGCATCATTCACATCCTTATTCCTCAGGCTGTAGATCAGAGGGTTCAGCATGGGGATGACCACTGTATAGAACACAGAGGCCACCTTGACAGTTTGTCACAAGTTCTTGGAAGTGGGCACACAGTAGAGAGAAAGGATGGCCCCATGGAAGATGGTAATGGCAGTCAGGTGAGACGCACAAGTGGAGAAAGCTTTGCAACATCCACTGGCAGAACGGATGTTTAGCACAGtgacaaaaataaagacataggAAGTGAGGATGATCAGAAGTGTACTCACCTCGTTGAAGGTGGTGAAGCCAAAGAACAGCAGGTTGGGGGTGTGTGTATTGGAGCATGAGACAGTAATGAGAGCAGTGTATTCACAGAAAAAGCAGTTGATCACCTTATGTCCAGAAAAGTTTAGTTGGAGGGCATAGCAAAGGAGTACCAATGAGCCACACATGCCCCAGAGATATGACCCAGCCACCAGCAGGGCACACAGCCTCTGTGACATGACCACTGTGTAAAGCAGAGGGTTACAGGTGGCCACGAAGAAGTCATAGGCCATCACCGCCAGCAAGAAGGACTCAGTCACCACAGCAATGCAGGACAGGAAGAACTGCAGCATGCAGCTACTGTAGAAGATGCTCTTATCGGCCATGACCAAGTTCTCGAGCAGCTTGGGAGTAACAATGGAAGagtaacaaaaatcaacaaaagaaagATGACtaaggaaaaagtacatgggggtgtgaatCTTAGGGCTAATTTTGATGATTACCACCATGCCCAGATTTCCTACCACAGTGATAATGTACATGATCAGAAACATGAGGAAGAGAGGAATCTGAAGCTCTGGATAAACTGTGAAACCCAAGAGGGCAAACATTGTCTTCAGACTCAGATTTTTTATAGTCATCACTATGATGCCTTTGAAAAGAAAGGATGGGAGAAGGGAGTTTTTCTTGACAAAGAACTttacagaaataa
This genomic window from Odocoileus virginianus isolate 20LAN1187 ecotype Illinois unplaced genomic scaffold, Ovbor_1.2 Unplaced_Scaffold_34, whole genome shotgun sequence contains:
- the LOC110146836 gene encoding olfactory receptor 5D14-like; translated protein: MYFFLSHLSFVDFCYSSIVTPKLLENLVMADKSIFYSSCMLQFFLSCIAVVTESFLLAVMAYDFFVATCNPLLYTVVMSQRLCALLVAGSYLWGMCGSLVLLCYALQLNFSGHKVINCFFCEYTALITVSCSNTHTPNLLFFGFTTFNEVSTLLIILTSYVFIFVTVLNIRSASGCCKAFSTCASHLTAITIFHGAILSLYCVPTSKNL